One region of Corvus moneduloides isolate bCorMon1 chromosome 1, bCorMon1.pri, whole genome shotgun sequence genomic DNA includes:
- the JCAD gene encoding junctional protein associated with coronary artery disease isoform X1, giving the protein MFSVEDLLISHGYKLSKNPPVSYENRYDGYRHEITGNRSAQRTTLNGTEAESRAGAYSKKPLVKTSSSSTESSHGSQGRQAGPGYHHDLQGLSTFHTSEGGVYDRPHLAWSPQPKTDKDLAYWRRRGQDFSVLLSYSQKASGEMKGLAAAPGAPRHPKENQMKAGTGARHVRRSGLQESCEVPSTCKWQSLEVESWNQPKKVGRQMSEGDREKLLQELYSLTLGDNVLSSHSRGKSQSLPRVLSPESMRCVEMASLTNSNNSLSVTKTPLYPPNRLSVEPAKHHGTGGHFLPLVKPKYGRPLKPPSYELQQQTRAPAETMGFQDHYQKEEPISYLAKVNEPRQDADSGLEPPVYVPPPSYKSPPHQHVTPRSPSEVPNADPCASSDPQGPAERVVPCQRPAMNTFEVGGDPCKDNHFPHGKQSHARRPADHLRSVQYIPFDDPRIRHIKIAPLEGLQGNSKHTENACSPSSGALQERNLEVQYNSAFVDASNLSSSAKGERTSDSSTHSNRWLAPSVRNQENCALPDQRDNCSATNHSPRNEASTEYTKGKLSVRNSHMDNTCETVTKVKKFEPGTGMQSKKSSKKKMNETIFCLVSIPVKSESNLPDTDRNNNITQSPDKNGFDHNGALQEQSLLSMSSTDLELQALTGSMTNKNELQKQELWRPEEFKQMNDLRFIQPTKHRELKYSGSWPGDQYKDQQTQTSFSEEPESPQFFHGTKPGQPDSSKLLSPKLLGCTASTMGAKQTGSPSDERGCRQSGYGMKGQTHLSQSSNSAFSRTATSVLQAPSPKAHQSQPVPVQERENGLLFKGDVVKGETGAPCNSKELFGQFLLKPVSRRPWDAISELESFNKELQGQEESTSSEEDLASAAAPLQTGAFTQRRESRNQKSSQEPKHGGKSEVVVPEVPVFRSGRVKSKSESWSMGTECGGAEPRGVGSQGSSKPGGSSEGVRPADGSLITKMGMGEAKSRTSKQPVHVGPVKRILSSSPSSSCHSNPFNNPVLQEMSEDQNYLDFVKLSKGATPTNDRVLERGSVVRLSLTKRNQRCSEPDLRSVGLDVAPEPGANNSDHSSDANAVEIPVNESLQARAARILGIDIAVESLLPDDHAGPHPGTSPSNGAQDFESSSVGSTVSNKEGKKEDSYEGRRKCGWTESALFVRAGGRSLHPDECQATHQEASTKPLVTEHVVEQPVSPKQGEDQNLVCKSAAYQHSEKRVRSTSKVIETLQGKLTSPPSRTAMDRLVRMKEVDSVSRMRRLSIKSADSGEEVDEEKLLKVPEERGSKLASSGAVSKRVISLSENGCLGGMDKKKIDRDFSLGKTLLWEIQMGTCSLCNGMIGLLMPT; this is encoded by the exons ATGTTCAGTGTCGAAGACCTCCTGATTTCTCATGGATACAAATTGTCCAAAAATCCCCCTGTTTCATATGAGAACAGGTATGATGGATACCGGCATGAAATCACAGGGAACAGATCTGCTCAGAGAACAACACTGAATGGGACTGAAGCAGAATCCAGAGCTGGGGCGTACAGCAAAAAACCTCTGGTGAAAACCAGCTCgagcagcactgaaagcagcCATGGGAGCCAAGGGAGGCAAGCAGGTCCTGGTTACCACCATGACCTTCAGGGTTTGTCCACTTTTCATACTTCAGAAGGGGG ggtttaTGACAGGCCTCATTTAGCATGGTCTCCCCAGCCCAAGACTGATAAAGATCTCGCCTACTGGAGAAGACGAGGACAGGACTTCAGTGTACTACTGAGCTATTCCCAGAAAGCCAGTGGGGAGATGAaaggcctggctgcagccccaggagcaccccGGCACCCCAAGGAGAATCAGATGAAGGCGGGGACAGGTGCGCGGCATGTCAGAAGAAGCGGCTTGCAGGAAAGCTGTGAAGTGCCCAGCACCTGCAAATGGCAAAGTCTGGAAGTGGAAAGCTGGAACCAGCCAAAAAAGGTAGGGAGGCAAATGTCCGAGGGTGACAGGGAGAAGCTGCTTCAAGAGCTGTATTCGCTGACATTGGGAGACAATGTActcagctcccacagcagggggAAATCACAGTCGTTGCCAAGGGTCCTTTCGCCTGAGAGCATGAGGTGCGTGGAAATGGCCTCCCTGACCAACAGTAACAACTCGCTCAGCGTAACTAAAACCCCCTTGTATCCCCCAAACAGACTGAGTGTGGAACCAGCCAAGCACCATGGAACGGGAGGCCATTTCCTTCCCCTGGTGAAGCCCAAGTATGGGAGGCCTCTTAAGCCTCCATCCTACgaactgcagcagcagactAGGGCACCTGCAGAAACCATGGGTTTCCAGGACCACTACCAGAAAGAGGAACCTATCTCCTACTTAGCCAAAGTGAATGAGCCAAGGCAAGATGCAGACTCTGGTTTGGAGCCCCCAGTGTACGTACCTCCTCCTTCTTACAAATCCCCACCTCACCAACACGTGACCCCACGTTCCCCCAGTGAAGTGCCTAACGCTGACCCGTGCGCCAGCAGTGATCCACAGGGTCCTGCAGAGAGGGTTGTCCCCTGCCAACGACCAGCCATGAATACTTTTGAAGTGGGGGGTGACCCTTGCAAAGACAACCATTTTCCTCATGGGAAGCAAAGCCATGCAAGGCGCCCTGCTGACCACCTGCGTTCTGTTCAGTATATTCCCTTTGATGATCCTCGGATACGACATATTAAAATTGCACCACTGGAAGGTCTGCAGGGCAACTCTAAACACACTGAAAATGCATGTAGTCCCAGTTCTGGTGCTTTGCAAGAGAGAAATCTTGAAGTACAGTACAACAGTGCCTTTGTGGATGCATCAAACTTGTCCAGTTCTGCAAAGGGAGAAAGAACTTCTGACAGCTCCACCCATAGCAACAGATGGTTGGCACCATCCGTTCGAAATCAGGAAAATTGTGCCTTGCCGGACCAAAGAGACAATTGTAGTGCAACTAATCACAGCCCCCGTAACGAAGCCAGCACAGAGTACACAAAAGGCAAACTTTCTGTAAGAAATTCACATATGGACAACACCTGTGAGACTGTTACAAAAGTGAAAAAGTTTGAACCTGGAACTGGGATGCAGAGCAAAAAgagttcaaagaaaaaaatgaatgaaactATATTTTGTTTGGTCTCCATCCCAGTTAAATCAGAATCCAATCTGCCAGATACAGATAGGAACAACAACATAACTCAGAGCCCTGATAAGAACGGGTTTGATCACAATGGGGCTTTGCAAGAACAAAGTCTCTTAAGTATGTCTTCAACAGACTTGGAGTTACAAGCACTTACAGGAAGCATGACCAATAAAAATGAGTTACAAAAACAAGAGCTGTGGAGACCAGAAGAGTTCAAACAAATGAATGACCTCAGATTTATTCAGCCCACAAAACACAGAGAGCTCAAATATTCTGGCTCCTGGCCAGGTGATCAGTACAAAGACCAGCAGACACAGACCAGTTTCTCTGAAGAACCTGAGAGCCCACAATTTTTCCATGGTACAAAGCCTGGGCAGCCTGATAGTAGCAAACTGCTGTCTCCAAAACTCCTGGGATGTACAGCATCCACGATGGGGGCAAAACAGACAGGATCACCTTCTGATGAaagaggctgcaggcagagcgGTTACGGTATGAAGGGCCAGACACACCTCAGCCAGTCTAGCAACAGTGCATTTTCCAGGACTGCCACCTCAGTCCTTCAGGCTCCCTCCCCAAAAGCCCACCAGAGCCAGCCTGTGCCTGTCCAAGAGAGGGAAAATGGCCTTCTTTTCAAGGGAGATGTAGTTAAGGGAGAAACAGGTGCTCCCTGCAACAGTAAAGAGCTGTTTGGGCAGTTCCTGTTGAAACCTGTAAGTCGCCGTCCCTGGGATGCAATAAGTGAGCTAGAAAGTTTTAACAAGGAGCTgcaagggcaggaggagagcacaAGCAGTGAAGAAGATTTGGcaagtgctgcagctcctctgcagacAGGTGCCTTTACGCAGAGGAGGGAGTCCAGAAATCAGAAGTCAAGCCAGGAGCCAAAACATGGTGGGAAATCAGAAGTGGTTGTGCCAGAGGTGCCTGTATTTAGGTCAGGAAGGGTTAAAAGTAAGTCTGAAAGTTGGAGCATGGGGACAGAGTGTGGTGGTGCCGAGCCAAGAGGTGTTGGCTCTCAAGGCTCCTCAAAGCCAGGCGGGAGCAGTGAAGGAGTCAGGCCAGCAGATGGAAGTCTGATAACAAAAATGGGGATGGGGGAAGCCAAGAGCAGAACGAGCAAACAGCCAGTTCATGTTGGCCCTGTCAAAAGAATTTTGTCCAGTAGCCCAAGTAGTTCATGTCACAGTAATCCTTTCAATAACCCTGTTTTGCAGGAGATGAGTGAAGACCAAAATTACCTAGACTTTGTTAAACTGAGCAAAGGGGCAACTCCCACAAATGACAGGGTATTAGAGAGAGGGTCAGTAGTACGCTTGTCACTAACAAAGAGGAACCAAAGGTGCTCTGAGCCAGATTTGAGGTCAGTGGGACTTGATGTGGCCCCAGAACCTGGTGCTAACAACTCTGATCACTCTTCAGATGCAAATGCAGTGGAAATCCCTGTGAATGAGTCATTGCAGGCAAGAGCTGCAAGAATTTTAGGTATAGATATTGCAGTGGAGTCTCTCCTTCCAGATGACCACGCCGGGCCCCACCCAGGCACTAGCCCTTCAAATGGTGCTCAGGACTTTGAGTCATCATCAGTGGGGAGCACAGTAAGtaacaaagaaggaaaaaaagaggattcTTATGAAGGCAGACGAAAGTGTGGCTGGACAGAGAGTGCTCTCTTTGTCAGAGCTGGAGGACGATCTTTACACCCTGATGAATGCCAGGCCACTCACCAGGAAGCCAGCACTAAACCACTGGTAACTGAGCATGTTGTTGAACAACCTGTGAGTCCCAAGCAAGGTGAGGACCAAAACTTGGTTTGTAAGTCAGCTGCATATCAGCATTCAGAAAAGAGAGTGAGGAGCACCTCGAAAGTGATAGAGACACTCCAAGGCAAGCTTACGTCTCCACCCAGCCGGACTGCCATGGATCGCTTGGTGCGAATGAAAGAAGTTGACTCTGTGTCGCGGATGAGACGTCTGAGCATTAAGAGCGCGGACTCAGGAGAGGAGGTGGATGAGGAGAAGCTGTTGAAGGTcccagaggagagaggaagcaaACTGGCAAGCTCAGGGGCTGTTTCCAAGCGTGTTATCTCTCTCAGTGAAAATGGATGTTTAGGTGGAATGGACAAGAAGAAGATCgacagagatttttctttagGTAAGACCCTGTTATGGGAGATCCAGATGGGTACTTGTTCCTTATGTAATGGCATGATTGGTTTGCTTATGCCCACGTAA